ATGACTCTTGGGCCCATCTGTGGGATCTGCTGTACCTCCCAGTGTTGAAAGGCCCTGCTGTGGCAGATTTTCTGGAGCTGCAATATTGTCAGCATCGCTTCCAAGCTAAAACCATCTAGGACAAGGGGAAGTTTCCTTTTTCCAACAAGATCGTCATCAGGCATTTCTCCTGCTTCCTCAGCTGGGCTGTTCAGGTTATTTATAAGGCTGCAAACATTTAGCAAGGTCATTTTCCAAGAGGGAGCAGTGGCTTTACTGATctgaaacaatgaaaaaacaTATTGAAATTAAAGTCTGTTAGAAGAGGATGGAGTCTGCTTTGATTGTGTTAAACCATCATAAGTTCTACTTGCAATAAATCTATGGCTGCATCAGCCTGTTTTATTGTTCTCTTAACACACAGTCGTTCAAGTCTATGAGCACAAGAACACTCACTCTGTTTTCAAAAAACCTGTAATCTTTTCTACTGCATGCCTTGAGCAACGCTACCCAGCCATTGCATGCAATGTTCTGAGtttgtatattattttagaaaaaaaaattcccttttaTTTCAGGACTATCTTGTTCGTTACCAGTCaatatgcaatttaaaatttacatttggaAGATTCTTTAGACATCACTTTtccccttccatttctccctctgccCTACCCAAGTATTCTccttcaaacccctcccctctctccccacaccgaATATAGCCTCTTTGTTTTGGTATTGTTCTTGTTAGTACACACATatgattgtgtatatgtatgcacaaatgCATATAAATGCAGCCTGCTGAGTCTGGTTTTCTCGGTAGTGTGTATAGTGAAAACTATACACACACCTcaactattttaaaagaacattctaTACTGTCAAGTATAGGATGGAAATGGTAAgacttttaaatgaaatatcCTGAGAACTTGCATGCTAATATCCAgtggcatgtgtatgtgggttAGTAGAACATAGAATAGACTGGAATGGAATATTACAATGTGTTTCCTCGGCACATTTGAACACAGAAGgtatgtggaaaaaaaaagttgaggcaACAGACTGCAtcgtatacttttttttttttttttctgtctaacaAACTGCCACTGTAGCTCCTGTCCTGCACAGAAATAAAGCTGGAGCAAAAGATaactaaggacacacacacacctgataatATATTTGAAGGAAATTTAATGTCTAAATAATAAACTCATGTATAGTCCTGGTCAAGTGTGTTCCATTATTAAATGTGACATAAGAGCTATGGTTAACAGTTAACGACCCATGATTCACTGATATAAGATCAGCTTAGCAGTTGATGAATTCAAGGATTTCAACAAGTTGAAAGTAACTGAATTCATCAGGTGTCATCTAGTTCTATAGCTTAATATCTGAATACAGAAAACGTGAGCATTTGCAACAGATCTTGAATTCCAGTGGCTTGTTCAAAAGTATGCACGGGCGCTCCCAGCATATATAAGAGTTTGAGTCTGATTACAAAATTTATTTAGCTTCCAATGAAAGCATGCTATACGAGTACCGTTTCCTAATGAAACTGTCCTCCAATGCCTGTAgtgataaatgtttaaaaaatatcgTGAGAATAACAAACAAATCCTTCTGACCGTGACTCTCTTTTCCATTTGAATTCAATGGAATTTCTCCCGCCTAGATATTTTAGCAATAGTGCTTCAATGTCTAAATAACTTTATCCTAAAGTAGTGATTGTTTGCATACTTAATTTAAACAGTGGAAAGAGGGAAGATGATCTCTAGAGTTTTTAATAATGGAACTGAAATAACAGAATCAAGTACTATTCTcattaaaattttgaatgaagTCATTTGGTTAGAGTGGTCTCTAGAGTTCTCACTTACATATTActcccaacaaacaaaaattgctGAATGACAAAAGTGAATGACAAATAATGTCATAGAAAGACATgagatgtgtgttttatttttatcctgcAGCAAATTGGAGTGGTTTTACATCTGGATAAATTCTCATCAAAGTTTGCATCGTACTGATCTCAGTTGAAGTGAAacaacataatttaaatattttctcttgaaCTGTTTAGGCTGCTCAAGCAAACCTTTGCACGATCTTTTCTTCAGAGGAGAAAATGACACCATTTCAGAtagtgaatttatttttcttgtatttgctTGGTCAGAGAGCAGAACCCAAACTCTCACATGTGCTCAGAATGGTAGCACTTACAAACAGTTGTTACATTTTGGAGATTATTTAGAACATATATGTGTAAACAATGTATACATagaatttcaaaaatataatcTATTCTAAGACACCAAGGACTTCATATGTAACCTAAGGGAGTATTAATTGACTCCATATATCCTCCTACCTTCGAAACAAAAAGAATGTAGCCATCTGTATCTGACTGAGCACtaaaaaagcatttattaaaGTTATGTGAATAAATTTCTTATTGATATTAACTAAGTTTATAAAGCAGACTTGTAAAGAGGATGTTTCTGATATGCAATTAACAAAATAATGATTGGATtctattcaataaataaatacaattttggTACATTTTGGTAAATCTTGGCCATCATTGAATTCTATATGGTCTTAGATTTTACCACATTGTCTCTTCAGGACCATAGCAGTGTTTAAGTGTTAAGTCCTAGCTTTGCCACAAACGTGTTTAATTCTGCATGTCCCAAGAGGTGTGTTCACCTAAAGAATGCCTCTGTCTTTTAATTGGTAACTGTATTCTAACCATCAATATTGATACACAATAATTTACTAAGTCTGAATCAATTAATTTCATATGATAGTATGTTAATGCAATATATTGTAACAGTTTTGTTCCCACACAAGGTTGGTAATCAGAAAAGGTGCTCTCAAGGTTGCAAAATTTTGCTCAGAATACAGAAATGTACTGgactcattcaataaatattaaatatatgtgaCTATGACTTTTGAAAGAGTGAGAATGTAAACTCATAGTTAATGGAGTGTGTAATAACCTATCAGAAAATCTTAGTCTTGTTGACTGACTCAGTTACACAATATTGAATAACCAGAAGTCAAGGTTTTAGGATTTAAAGGTTGATGTTTGTCTCTCCATAGCTTTCTTTTGTACCATAGTTCCCTCCATGTTGCAATGAAGCCATGTtttagaaaaatctattttattttccacaacCAATAAAAATGTCAAACCTTCAACTaggtttagtttttatttagcCTCCCACCAATATGCCTGTCATTGTGCCaatataataatgataaaaacaaataaatattaagtatGTTTGTATATCTCCATAACATCATCTATGGCTGCttaatatattgaaatatatcaGTTGTCAGTCCTatagatattttctctttcatatcaACACCTGTGACtcctgagaagaagaaaacatatttcaaatACGAAATGTCTCCCAAAGACCTTTATAGCTTTGAGGTAGTTAACTATACATATATTGATttgcaaacaaaataatatgatGTTTAGAGTGGGTATTCATATGTTTTTGAACTGtttgttaaagaaaagaaaaaagttacctTTGATGCATGTACATTTGTCAGTAAATCTGCCTCTACAGCTCTCATATCCTCTTCTGAATCTgaataaaatcaaaaccacatgTTTATTATGTAATCACCTATCATGTAAGTGTATTGTAACAAACATATTCTAAATTAATAAGAATTAGGCTTTGAAGCTTACAGTCTTCTGCAGGTAATTCTTTCTATTCAGTATTCAGGAAGAAACATACCGCGTGTTAGTTTTATGCTGACAGCTACAAAAGTGCAATCACTTCTGAGAAAATAAGCACCTGGTAATTTGCTAAGCAAAGTATTCATGACTTAGAATTGTTTCATCATCGGATCTcagtaaaacatttaattatacTGTATAATGTAGACATCATCAGTTATGCTGCACTAGGTCAGTCTTAGGAGCAACAGTTCACACATTCAgaaaatatgtatgtaataaaGAGCACAAGATATGAATacaattgctttttattttattttatggaaagcAACGTGGAATTACTAGTGATTTTGAAATAAGAATGATACTGAGATTCATTTCAttacaaatgtcattttataaaatactcTTTGAAAGAATTGGTTTCTGCTTTACACAAGAAGTTTGAACTGTGTGCTTTCAATTTTACCATAAGCACATGAGGAAATGGCTTAAGCAAAAGCGGAGCTCTCCATCAACACATGCTAAGTAGGACTGAGAATGGATCCTTGATTCACTTTGGAACACATTTCCTGAGGTTCCATTTATGAGTATCAGATAGAGCAATATTTAGAAGCAAAATTTAGAAATACTAAACAGTAGTAGAGTGCTTTAATATCTGCTGGTCtcgtgtgattaaaaaaaaaaaaaaaaaaaaaaaaaaaaaaaaggcagagcttAAAACTGCCCCGTCTTTTACTCTAGTTATTGAAACATGAGACCCACCTGGTGCAAACAACTGATAAAATGCATATAAGAACGAAGTTATTCCAGAGACACTTTTGGTGTTTTGCTACAGATATAtgcttggttgtttgtttttcaaaacgaATGATAAAAGTAATTCTATTAATCACTGATGAAAATGTGCACTTGTCACAGAAAATGGTTTGAAATGCTAGTATTCGGAAtttaaacaaaaaccattttAGAACTTCTATGACTTAATAAAATCATAGTTATAGAAAACTCTAATGtctgataaaatatttacaatgtcTTATGCTAACAAAATAACTAAATCATTCTAAACAAATCACATTCTATTCTGATAGCTATCTTTGTACTTAGAAATCTCAGCAGGAGTTCTAATCACACTTAAGAGTCCAGCTTATTCAGTACAACATCTACAAGTATCAGGTAAGTGATTTTGCTTCATTTATCTATAAGGTTTTCCACACTGATGTCTTTGTTCaagtatttttcaaattataatcaaaacacattgcaatcatcaaaatatttcatattactcttttcaatctattttatttccaagGCAAGTTGATACATATCTGCTAACAATACATTCCTTCTCCTTAGCTACTATATACAAAATCCTCTAAAGCTAAATTTATCACAGATATAAGTATACCAATTTTATGGTTATAGTTTGTGCCAACTTAAATTACAGTCAGAGAAGCAACAGCTATATTCATATCGTGATTCTGTTATGATGAAAGACTATAAAATGTGCTTTCAGAAAAGACTTGGGCATTTTATGTAGCATTAGAAACAATATTCTGTAAATAatgtttaatcatttatttattgatattttttcaCATGTTCTAACACCCATATAGAGTTAATAATAATTTGAGACAATAACAACCTAAGAGAGTGAGTAAACATGAGAATAAAAGATTGTGAATGGGATCTTTTAATGTCTGCATGCTGACAAGCACTGCTTCTGTTCCCTTAATAATGGCCAGCCCAATTCAGCTTTTCATCCCTCTTTtagtacttttatttattttctctttagtgGTTACAAGCCAAAGGAGAATATGTTGCATTTCCTTGAAACCCCTATACTgctttgtagatttttaaaaaggaaaatgaacgTTTCAGTTCTTATAATCAGAATGTGAAAGataaaaacagaggcagagagacagagacagagagagacagagatagagacagacagagacagacagataaacagacagacagacagacagacagacagacacacacacacacacacacacacacacacacagagagagagagagagagagagagagagagagagagagagagagagagagagagagagagagagagagagagtcttcctGAAATCATTAACCTGAGTAGCATCAGTCTGTAAAAGAAATCACTTCAGGGAGTTTGAGATGCAGTTGAGCTTACCTGAGCACAGACTCCAGGAGCTGAAAGCCAGGAGCGCCAGGCACACCAGCTGGAGGTTCATTCCTACCATCATCTCTCAGACTTCTGACAGGCAGGTCCACACAGCCAGAAAGACACTGAAggagctttctctctctttctctctctctctctctcggtgcTTTCTCTTGCCTTCAGCTGGCTTTGAATGTGAGTGAACTATGAAAGATGCTCTGGCCATTCCCTATATATATATGAGCTGCAGGGTGATGTCATGACTGCACAGGATGTACACTGCATCATCTTTATCCCTCCCCTTatctccccactccccctcctaTTCCTTTGTCCCTCATCTCATGTAATACCCATGAACCTTGATTGAAAGTGACGATCTTCCCTAATTGCAGCTGTTGCTCAGGATCTCTGACTCACAGCAAGAGTTGTTCAAAAGCAGTGCCATATACAGCATAGTAAGGAGCAAGCCTGGTGCCATTCTTTCCTAATTTTCCCTCATGCCCCCACTCCAAgaatttgtcattttgttttctggtaaagtgatttttaaaaaatactcctAATATTTAAGTAAAAGCTCTAGGGGAAGTTACTGGCTCCTTATACTTGGAAGAGTGAATGGCTTGGGGTATATTTTCTGGTAACACAAAGTTCTGAGCACATGTTTTATTGTTTCAAAACTCATAAAGAGTTTTCATAGTGTGTactaaaacaggaaaagaaataggCAAAAGCTGGAATTAATAGTGGGATCACAAAGCaatctaaagaaaaatttaaaaatcagtacaaaaggaagaaaattagttCTAATGAATAGTATTATTTTCTACTCACTTgaaagtttattatatataactgAGGAGAGACTAAATTACATATACTGTCTTCCAATTGGATGTCTTAAAGAGTGGTTATAGAATAAAGACCTAAATAGGTTGTTGTTAGAAGATAAACTATAAATTGTTGTGTTAACGATGCCTTTCAGATTCACTATATTtttactaaattttttaaatctttcttgatttcttactGATGTTGTATCTCCCCCTCATCTTTATTCATAATCCCTTTTCACTGTTCTTTTGCATTATATCAACTGTCCCCCTCAGTTTATCCTCTTTTtgtagtaaacaaataaacaaacaaaaatgagactgctttcagacagaaaaaaaaaatctatacaccTACCATCCACCAGAGTCACATTTCTAAGAGGGAAATATCAGGTAATTTGTTAGTTACACTGCTATTCTTTCCTTCTGTCAGCTCTTCAAAGTAAATTGCTCAGATGCCTTTTGGGGTGTCACTTTATTCCTCTATTAGGTATTTGATAACAAAAGAAATGGTCTGAACTGGTGTTAGGGATGAGAATAGTTGAAATCAAGGATTTCTGTGATTTGTTTAACTAAAAAAAGCACTAATCCTATAACAACAACTAAGAGAAAATCCACATTATATTGAATTATTAATTACAAATAGTTTATATAATAAAGATACAGTCATATAACTCAATGTCCAAAAGTTAAatagaagttttcttttattattagtttatttatttatttatttatttattttttgtttccgTGAAACAAATGTACCAAATCTGTTCACCTCAAATAGTTTTCTCTAAAAGATGATTAACTGGCAAACCTGAAGTATGCAGAAATGTTTTATTCCGCTAGGGGGAGCAGTGGAAGTTTAAAAGGCCTTTTCTCTGTGAGAAGGCTTGCTTTTCTATCATTAACCCAGCATCTGTGTGACAGAATCATTTTAGGTCTATTTTAATGAGAAAGtccataaattatatattttgtataatatttaaatgaattactttctttgcattttaaattgtaaaacacaaagaataatcTTTGAAAAGGTGTTAAAATGTGTGCAAGCTGACTGATAGTAAAAGGCAAATGTGATGCTTATCACCCCGAAGTGATTTCCTAGCAAGTGAAACTTAAGGAACTGCTTATAAGTGTATTCCTAATTAATCATCTCATTTTTAGCATATCATATGAATATTCATTATTAACATGAGAATTATTGTAGGGATATAATAAATACTAAGGataaatacaagaacacattatCAACCAATGTCAAATGACTGAAAGCCAAAAAGGTTCTCTTTGGTAATATTCCTTATTATCAaaagaaatagatattttttctGATGAGATTACAATGCTTATAAATGTGGCCTTTAATTGGTATTTCCCTTTTACCTTAGTTTATTTCAGCTATAGAAATAGTATTAAAGGATCTGTTTCAGCTAGAAGTCACAGGTGCCCAGTGGTCACTGCTCAGTGCCTGTGAATCTTCCCAAGAGAACAGCCGAAAGTGGCCTCACAGAGTCTCAGCTATTTTTATGCAAAATAACAGAGTCCTGGCAGAGAAACAAATAGCTCACCAAGTGCCTCGAGAAATATAACAAGGCCCATACTGTAAATGGCGCAGAGACCTTTCAGAATAAATGATTTCAGTATTTTAACATAATGAAAAGAACTAAAAGCCTATCAACTCAGACACCTAAAGCTCAAGGATCATCgcagaagatgaggcagaaggtTTATAAGAGCTTTAGGAACTGGAAGTTTGCTGTAAGATTTTGTCTCTAAATGTCTAAAGCTGTCAGAAGATACATGCCAATGTTtcatcaacatgactgcctaaacatgacctgaacccACAGGCATCAGTGGACAAGCTCACATGAACAGGGGAGCAGGCAGGAAGAAGCTCAAGAGAGCTCAACTCTACAcaaaaactacaggcaactgaagaGTGCTAAGAGTGGGAGAAATGATCTTCTCCAAGGGAAGAATATATCAAATGATTTAGCAATAACAAATGGTCAGTTttgaaagcatacatacaagtCTCATTGAATAGACTTGTATGTCTattcacacacttacacacacttacacacacacacacacacacaaacacacaatcaccaagaattaaagagaaaaaaaaaaaaaccagacttcatgtatttgaaagacagaaatggGAGGTGAGTTCATTGTAGCTTTTGGAAGAATgcaatggaaggagaaaatgacgtaattgtaatttcaaaaaatatttagaaataagaataaaacatgtaaataaaacatcATCAGAAGCGATGTCTCTTTTCGTAAAGGGCTCGTAGTGCAAGCGTGAACCTTGAGTTTGGATATCTAGAAGCAATGTAAAATATTAGAAGTGCCACGTGCTCCTGTTAACTCTACACTGCAGGTGGACAGAGTGGGAGCAGAAGAAAACTTGAGTGCTTGTGTCCAGCAAACCTAAGCAAATCAATGAGTTTCAAGTTCAATGATAGACTCTGTCTGAAAGAACTATTAAATACCCACTTTCAAATCTCTGATCTCCATACACATTCATAGGTGCAGATCCATTcacctgcatgcatatgtatacgtACAATGTCACACACAGACGCTGAAACCCGAATGATGCCTTTCACACGGTGTTTTAGGCATCTTTTGGGAGAGACACGTGAACAATTTTTATTCTTCAGACGTTTTGCCTGGGACAACTGCTTTATGGAGTAATAAGTGCTTGTGCTCATCTGTGACACTTCCTGCGTTAGCCATCTAGTCTCAGGTCACAGTCTCCATGACAGGGTCGCCAGTGATGGCACAGACTCCACAGTAGGTGGACCTCAACATTTGGAAAGTCTTCTGTTGCACACATTCATTAGGCAGTTTCTCTAATCAACAGAGACAGCGAAGTAATGGACAATTATAAAACAGCGAtgttttaatttgcttatctTGGAGACCGGAGAGCGAGAAACCACCTGATGGACAGTGGTCATGCAG
This genomic interval from Acomys russatus chromosome 31, mAcoRus1.1, whole genome shotgun sequence contains the following:
- the Nts gene encoding neurotensin/neuromedin N isoform X1, which codes for MMVGMNLQLVCLALLAFSSWSLCSDSEEDMRAVEADLLTNVHASKISKATAPSWKMTLLNVCSLINNLNSPAEEAGEMPDDDLVGKRKLPLVLDGFSLEAMLTILQLQKICHSRAFQHWEVQQIPQMGPRVIVPVIQEGILDNGSDKNEKEEVIKRKIPYILKRQLYESKPRRPYILKRGSYYY
- the Nts gene encoding neurotensin/neuromedin N isoform X2, whose amino-acid sequence is MMVGMNLQLVCLALLAFSSWSLCSDSEEDMRAVEADLLTNVHASKISKATAPSWKMTLLNVCSLINNLNSPAEEAGEMPDDDLVGKRKLPLVLDGFSLEAMLTILQLQKICHSRAFQHWEVIQEGILDNGSDKNEKEEVIKRKIPYILKRQLYESKPRRPYILKRGSYYY